From the Clostridiales bacterium FE2011 genome, one window contains:
- the proC gene encoding pyrroline-5-carboxylate reductase, with amino-acid sequence MINTIGMIGTGNMGSAILRGIVDASYVKASQIIAYDASSRRMSELEEDIPGIITARDCLEVAEKADLIILAIKPIYVKDVIEEIHPALNGKAVLSIAAGWTVSMLENALYGTSATYLRVMPNTPALVGEGMTALCDNTTFSKEDFNYAKGIFDSIGKTKVLPERLFDGVVAVSGSSPAYVYMMIEAMADAAVKEGIPRVYAYEMAAQSVLGSALMVLSSGTHPAALKDAVCSPGGTTIEAVEELERKGFRTAIMDAMDACARKSRELSKQ; translated from the coding sequence ATGATTAACACCATCGGCATGATCGGTACCGGAAATATGGGTTCCGCTATTCTGCGCGGCATTGTTGACGCATCCTACGTCAAGGCGTCGCAGATTATCGCATATGACGCCAGCTCCCGGAGAATGAGCGAACTGGAAGAAGACATCCCGGGCATTATCACAGCCCGCGACTGCCTGGAAGTTGCTGAGAAGGCGGATCTGATCATCCTGGCCATCAAGCCGATCTATGTCAAGGACGTGATCGAGGAAATCCATCCCGCCCTGAATGGCAAAGCCGTTCTCAGCATCGCTGCCGGCTGGACTGTGAGCATGCTTGAAAACGCACTGTACGGCACATCCGCCACCTACCTGCGCGTGATGCCCAATACTCCCGCACTGGTCGGCGAGGGAATGACAGCCCTGTGTGACAACACCACCTTCTCCAAGGAAGATTTCAACTACGCAAAGGGCATCTTCGATTCCATCGGAAAGACCAAGGTGCTGCCGGAACGGCTGTTTGACGGTGTTGTGGCCGTCAGCGGCAGCAGCCCTGCCTATGTTTACATGATGATTGAAGCCATGGCAGACGCCGCGGTGAAAGAAGGCATTCCGCGGGTATATGCCTATGAAATGGCTGCGCAGAGCGTACTTGGTAGTGCGCTGATGGTATTGTCCTCCGGAACACATCCGGCCGCGCTGAAGGACGCCGTGTGTTCTCCCGGAGGAACCACGATTGAAGCCGTCGAGGAACTTGAACGGAAAGGCTTCCGCACTGCCATCATGGACGCTATGGATGCCTGTGCCCGCAAGAGCCGTGAACTCTCCAAGCAATAA
- the topA gene encoding type I DNA topoisomerase — MATNKQKLIIVESPAKAKTISKYLGKGYKVEASQGHVCDLPKSQLGVDIDHDFDLKYITIRGRGDILSRIRKEAKNASQIYFATDPDREGEAISWHLFHVLGVDEKSPCRIEFNEVTKKAVQAAIKKPRKLDMGRIDAQQARRALDRLVGYKISPLLWVKVKKGLSAGRVQSVATRMVVEREREIDNFIPEEYWDITADCTVKGEKKPAAFSARFTTLDGQKTPVSNKTEAEQIRALIESGDFTVTDIRKKEKKRQPAPPFTTSSLQQEAGRKLSFTTAKTMQVVQQLYEGVDLEGEGAQGLVTYIRTDSVRISDDAMTALRAFIPEKYGKEYLPKEKNEFKGRKNAQDAHEAIRPTDVTRTPDSIKNSLSREQFMLYRLIYNRFVASQMAPAVYETLSAEITDKRIGLRFYGEHKIFAGFTTLYEEGTDESEDNVEMTLPALKEGQKISVKQVNTDQHFTQPPSRYTEASLVRTLEENGIGRPSTYAPTITTIIARGYVSREKKRLFPTELGIMVTEMMEKYFTQIVDTEFTAKMEEKLDEVEEGQCDWKQILREFYPDFISTLSVAEKEIEKVEVKDDVSDVPCDKCGAMMVYKMGKFGRFLACPNFPECRNTMPILTYIDAACPVCGKRLLEKTSRKNRKFYGCEGYPECDFVSWDKPANEKCPQCGTYMIEKKNNKGETIHLCTNENCRFKKVVAVSGEEDNE; from the coding sequence ATGGCAACCAACAAACAGAAACTGATTATCGTGGAGTCCCCTGCAAAGGCCAAGACCATCAGCAAGTATCTGGGCAAAGGATACAAGGTGGAAGCCTCCCAGGGACATGTATGCGATCTGCCCAAGAGCCAGCTTGGTGTGGATATCGATCACGACTTTGATCTGAAATACATCACGATCCGCGGACGCGGCGACATCCTGAGCCGTATCCGTAAGGAAGCAAAGAACGCTTCCCAGATCTACTTCGCGACAGACCCTGACCGCGAAGGGGAAGCCATCAGCTGGCATCTGTTCCACGTGCTGGGTGTGGATGAAAAATCTCCCTGCCGGATTGAATTCAACGAAGTGACCAAGAAAGCGGTTCAGGCTGCGATCAAAAAGCCAAGAAAACTCGATATGGGCCGGATTGACGCCCAGCAGGCCCGCCGTGCACTGGACCGGCTGGTGGGTTACAAAATCAGCCCGCTCCTTTGGGTGAAAGTGAAAAAGGGCTTATCAGCCGGCCGTGTACAGAGCGTTGCAACCCGCATGGTTGTTGAACGCGAACGTGAAATTGACAACTTTATTCCGGAAGAATACTGGGACATCACCGCTGACTGCACTGTCAAAGGAGAAAAGAAACCGGCCGCCTTCAGCGCCAGGTTTACAACCCTGGACGGACAGAAAACACCAGTCAGCAACAAAACCGAGGCCGAGCAGATCCGGGCACTGATTGAATCCGGAGATTTTACGGTTACTGATATCAGGAAAAAGGAAAAGAAACGGCAGCCCGCGCCGCCTTTCACCACCTCCAGCCTGCAGCAGGAAGCCGGAAGAAAACTCAGCTTCACCACAGCCAAGACGATGCAGGTTGTCCAGCAGCTGTATGAAGGCGTGGACCTGGAAGGAGAAGGCGCCCAGGGTCTGGTGACCTATATCCGTACCGACAGCGTCCGGATCAGCGATGACGCCATGACGGCCCTTCGTGCCTTCATTCCGGAAAAATACGGCAAGGAATACCTGCCGAAAGAGAAAAACGAGTTCAAGGGCCGCAAGAACGCACAGGACGCCCATGAAGCCATCCGGCCGACAGACGTTACGCGTACGCCCGATTCCATCAAGAATTCCCTGAGCCGGGAGCAGTTCATGCTCTACAGGCTGATTTACAACCGTTTTGTGGCCAGCCAGATGGCTCCTGCCGTCTATGAAACATTGTCTGCCGAGATTACAGACAAGCGGATCGGTCTCCGGTTTTACGGCGAACATAAGATCTTTGCCGGATTTACCACCCTGTATGAAGAGGGGACAGATGAATCCGAAGACAATGTGGAGATGACGCTGCCCGCCCTGAAGGAAGGACAGAAGATCTCCGTAAAACAGGTTAATACCGACCAGCACTTCACCCAGCCCCCGAGCCGTTATACCGAAGCAAGCCTTGTCCGGACGCTTGAGGAAAACGGAATCGGCCGGCCTTCCACCTATGCGCCGACGATTACCACGATTATTGCGCGCGGATACGTATCCAGGGAAAAGAAGCGTCTGTTCCCGACAGAACTCGGCATCATGGTGACCGAGATGATGGAAAAGTACTTTACCCAGATCGTTGACACGGAATTCACCGCCAAAATGGAAGAAAAACTGGACGAAGTGGAAGAAGGCCAGTGTGACTGGAAACAGATCCTCCGGGAATTCTATCCTGATTTCATTTCAACGCTTTCCGTTGCGGAAAAAGAGATTGAAAAAGTGGAAGTCAAGGATGATGTCAGCGACGTCCCCTGCGACAAGTGCGGCGCGATGATGGTCTATAAAATGGGCAAATTCGGACGTTTCCTCGCATGCCCGAATTTCCCTGAATGCCGGAACACCATGCCCATCCTGACTTACATTGACGCTGCCTGTCCGGTATGCGGCAAGCGTCTGCTTGAAAAAACAAGCCGTAAAAACAGGAAATTCTACGGATGTGAAGGATATCCGGAATGCGACTTCGTCAGCTGGGACAAACCCGCCAATGAAAAATGCCCGCAATGCGGAACCTATATGATTGAAAAGAAAAACAACAAGGGTGAAACCATTCATTTGTGCACAAACGAAAACTGCCGCTTCAAAAAAGTGGTTGCAGTAAGCGGGGAAGAAGACAATGAGTGA
- a CDS encoding tyrosine-type recombinase/integrase: MAEHVNRYREEMDAKRILQIRDITRALPQACGDFLRSIAISTSTLTRLAYAIDLNTFFSFLHDERVQFADKPPRLLNDADLEKLDRTDIVAYTEYLTYYLKSTEDDSVPNKVYVNHELAIKRKLCSIRSFYDYLFKNQRISSNVTELVPLPKIHEKPIIRLNKNEMSRMLELAQNGDQLTDHQQKFQKITAKRDYAILSLFLGTGIRVSECVGINIGDVDLENNAFIVTRKGGNQVVLYFPPEVAEALADYMQERSHTEAVEGHEDALFLSLQRKRITQRAVQNLVKKYAAVAAPLKSKISPHKLRSTYATNLYNETGDIYLVADVLGHTSVDTTRKHYADMTDARRRMAAEHVHLPGDPDFRNE, translated from the coding sequence ATGGCTGAGCACGTCAATCGTTACAGAGAAGAAATGGATGCGAAACGCATTCTGCAGATTCGCGATATCACCCGCGCGCTCCCTCAGGCCTGCGGTGATTTCCTGCGTTCGATTGCTATATCCACCAGCACGCTGACCAGGCTCGCTTACGCTATCGATCTGAACACCTTTTTCTCTTTTTTGCATGATGAACGTGTTCAGTTCGCTGATAAGCCCCCCAGGCTTCTGAATGATGCTGATCTAGAAAAACTGGACAGAACGGATATCGTCGCCTACACCGAGTACCTGACTTACTACCTGAAAAGCACAGAGGATGATTCGGTACCTAACAAAGTTTATGTCAATCATGAACTGGCAATCAAACGAAAGCTTTGTTCGATACGTTCCTTTTATGATTATCTTTTTAAAAACCAGCGGATTTCCTCCAACGTAACGGAGCTGGTTCCCCTCCCCAAGATCCATGAAAAACCGATTATCCGCCTGAATAAAAATGAGATGTCCCGGATGCTGGAGCTGGCTCAGAACGGCGACCAGCTGACAGATCACCAGCAGAAATTCCAGAAAATCACCGCAAAACGGGATTATGCCATCCTTTCCCTTTTTCTCGGAACCGGGATCCGTGTCAGCGAATGTGTGGGAATCAACATCGGAGACGTGGACCTGGAAAACAATGCCTTTATTGTCACCCGCAAAGGCGGCAATCAGGTCGTGCTGTATTTTCCCCCTGAAGTGGCTGAGGCCCTGGCGGATTACATGCAGGAAAGGTCACATACAGAGGCTGTGGAAGGACATGAAGACGCTTTATTCCTGAGCCTGCAGCGCAAAAGAATCACACAGCGGGCCGTTCAGAACCTGGTCAAGAAATATGCGGCTGTGGCTGCACCGCTGAAATCAAAGATCAGCCCGCATAAACTGCGGAGTACCTATGCAACAAACCTTTATAATGAGACGGGCGATATTTATCTTGTCGCAGATGTGCTTGGCCATACCTCCGTGGATACAACCAGAAAGCATTACGCAGATATGACCGACGCAAGACGCCGTATGGCAGCGGAACATGTCCATCTGCCTGGCGATCCCGATTTCCGGAATGAATAA
- a CDS encoding prolyl-tRNA synthetase associated domain-containing protein → MEIYHGRPADENGRLSREIRTYDFLDQLGISYQRTDHERADHMEACNVIDAVLDVVICKNLFLCNRQKTAFYLLMMPGGKKFRTKELSAQIHSSRVSFADPEDMLKYLDIEPGAVSIMGLMNDRERKVRLLIDEDILSDEYIGCHPCVCTSSLKIKTKDVLERFLPATGHSFQAVCLKGEE, encoded by the coding sequence ATGGAAATTTATCATGGAAGGCCTGCCGATGAAAATGGCAGGCTTTCGCGCGAGATACGCACCTACGACTTCCTGGATCAGCTGGGAATTTCTTATCAGCGGACCGACCATGAGCGGGCGGATCATATGGAAGCCTGTAACGTCATTGACGCCGTGCTTGACGTAGTGATCTGTAAAAACCTGTTTCTCTGCAACCGGCAGAAAACCGCCTTTTACCTGCTTATGATGCCCGGCGGGAAGAAATTCCGGACAAAGGAGCTGTCTGCGCAGATTCATTCCTCCAGGGTCTCCTTTGCGGATCCGGAAGATATGCTGAAATACCTGGATATTGAACCGGGTGCCGTCAGCATCATGGGGCTGATGAACGACAGGGAAAGAAAAGTCCGCCTGCTGATTGATGAAGACATTCTCAGTGACGAATATATCGGCTGTCATCCCTGCGTATGCACTTCCAGCCTGAAGATTAAAACAAAAGACGTTCTGGAGCGGTTTCTCCCGGCTACTGGCCATTCCTTTCAGGCGGTCTGTCTGAAAGGGGAGGAATGA
- the rnhA gene encoding ribonuclease HI produces MDENRKTVNIYTDGACSGNPGPGGWAAILEFGPHRKELSGYMAGTTNNRMELFAAISGLGALKEPCIVNLYSDSNYLVQAFNDHWIDNWKKNGWKTSGGAKVENQDLWFILSAQTAKHHVTFIKVKGHADHPENNRCDELARAAIDEYRRINTEKPSEE; encoded by the coding sequence ATGGATGAAAACAGAAAAACAGTCAATATTTATACAGATGGTGCCTGCAGCGGCAATCCCGGGCCCGGAGGATGGGCTGCCATCCTTGAATTCGGTCCGCACCGGAAGGAACTGAGCGGCTATATGGCCGGCACCACGAACAACCGGATGGAGCTTTTTGCAGCCATCAGCGGGCTGGGCGCACTGAAGGAGCCCTGCATTGTCAACCTGTACTCTGACAGCAATTACCTGGTCCAGGCCTTTAATGACCACTGGATTGATAACTGGAAGAAAAACGGCTGGAAAACCAGCGGCGGCGCCAAAGTGGAAAATCAGGATTTATGGTTTATCCTGTCCGCACAGACAGCCAAGCATCATGTGACCTTTATCAAAGTCAAGGGCCATGCCGATCATCCGGAAAACAACCGCTGTGACGAGCTCGCAAGGGCTGCCATTGACGAATACCGCAGAATCAACACAGAAAAGCCCTCTGAAGAATAA
- the hslU gene encoding ATP-dependent protease ATPase subunit HslU has protein sequence MSDQQLTPRQIVHELDRFIVGQDEAKKAVAIALRNRYRRSRVESELRDEIIPKNILMIGPTGVGKTEIARRLAKLVSAPFIKVEATKFTEVGYVGRDVESIIRDLTENAVRMVRREHEERVMPRARVLAEERLSDLLAHGPRKNTASNPLDFLLGKQKEQQPSGEEVAALAKRKEDIRLQLMRGEIEDTELDLEVEEEAPTLEVGGNSISLVDMMGNMMPKRTKIRHVKVSEARKILTDQEAARLIDNDAVQEEAIHRTEQNGIVFIDEIDKIASASGGHGPDVSREGVQRDILPIVEGCTINTKYGAVKTDFMLFIAAGAFHVSKVTDLIPELQGRFPVHVKLKSLTKQDFMQIMTVPENALTKQYQALLAVDRVMVTFEESAISAVAEAACNANENAEDIGARRLHAIFEQLLEDVLFNAGDENMPPFELKIDEAYVNERLKGENRPMDIRKFIL, from the coding sequence ATGAGTGATCAGCAGCTGACTCCCAGACAGATTGTCCATGAACTGGACAGATTCATTGTCGGGCAGGACGAAGCCAAGAAAGCTGTCGCCATTGCGCTGAGAAACCGTTACCGCCGCAGCCGCGTTGAAAGCGAACTGCGGGATGAGATTATCCCGAAAAATATCCTGATGATCGGACCGACCGGTGTCGGTAAAACCGAAATTGCCCGCCGGCTTGCAAAACTGGTCAGCGCACCCTTTATCAAAGTGGAAGCGACCAAGTTTACAGAAGTGGGTTACGTCGGCCGGGACGTGGAAAGTATTATCCGCGATCTGACCGAGAACGCGGTCCGGATGGTCCGCCGTGAACATGAAGAGCGCGTTATGCCGCGGGCCAGGGTGCTGGCAGAAGAGCGGCTGAGCGATCTGCTCGCCCACGGGCCCCGGAAAAACACTGCCTCCAATCCCCTGGATTTCCTGCTGGGAAAGCAGAAGGAACAGCAGCCCAGCGGCGAGGAAGTAGCTGCCCTGGCCAAACGGAAAGAAGACATCCGCCTGCAGCTCATGCGCGGCGAAATTGAAGATACAGAACTGGATCTGGAAGTTGAAGAGGAAGCTCCCACGCTGGAAGTCGGCGGGAACAGCATCAGCCTCGTCGATATGATGGGCAATATGATGCCCAAGCGGACAAAAATCCGTCATGTGAAGGTCAGTGAGGCACGCAAAATCCTGACAGATCAGGAAGCCGCCCGCTTGATTGACAATGACGCCGTACAGGAAGAAGCGATCCATCGAACTGAACAGAACGGTATTGTCTTCATCGATGAAATCGACAAGATTGCAAGCGCTTCCGGAGGACACGGACCGGACGTCAGCAGGGAAGGCGTACAGCGGGATATTCTTCCCATTGTTGAAGGATGTACGATTAACACCAAATACGGCGCTGTCAAAACCGATTTTATGCTGTTTATTGCAGCCGGCGCCTTCCATGTGAGCAAGGTGACAGACCTGATTCCCGAACTGCAGGGACGTTTTCCCGTTCATGTGAAGCTCAAGAGCCTCACAAAGCAGGATTTCATGCAAATCATGACCGTGCCTGAAAATGCCCTGACCAAGCAGTACCAGGCGCTGCTGGCCGTGGACCGTGTGATGGTAACCTTTGAGGAAAGCGCGATTTCCGCTGTGGCGGAAGCAGCCTGCAACGCAAATGAAAACGCGGAAGATATCGGTGCCCGGAGACTGCACGCGATTTTCGAACAGCTGCTGGAAGACGTTCTTTTCAATGCCGGTGATGAAAATATGCCCCCGTTCGAGCTGAAAATTGACGAAGCCTACGTCAATGAAAGGCTGAAAGGGGAGAACCGTCCCATGGATATCCGGAAGTTTATCCTGTAA
- the hslV gene encoding ATP-dependent protease subunit HslV, whose amino-acid sequence MSSPFRGTTICAVKKGNEIAIAGDGQVTMGEHTVFKTTAKKVRRLYNGEVVVGFAGSVADAFTLCEKFEEKLQQCGGNLEKAAVALAQNWRGDQMMRQLESMMIAANKDRLLILSGTGEVIDPDEGIAAIGSGGNYALAAARALVQNTDLSAAEIAEKSLHIAASICVYTNDNITVETI is encoded by the coding sequence ATGTCCAGTCCTTTCAGGGGTACAACCATCTGTGCCGTCAAAAAAGGCAATGAAATAGCCATTGCCGGAGACGGACAGGTGACCATGGGAGAACATACCGTTTTTAAAACCACCGCGAAAAAAGTACGCCGTCTTTATAACGGCGAGGTAGTCGTCGGGTTTGCCGGAAGTGTCGCGGATGCTTTCACCCTTTGTGAAAAATTCGAAGAGAAGCTCCAGCAGTGCGGCGGAAACCTGGAAAAAGCCGCCGTCGCACTGGCGCAGAACTGGCGCGGCGACCAGATGATGAGGCAGCTTGAATCCATGATGATCGCTGCAAACAAAGACCGGCTGCTGATCCTCAGCGGTACCGGTGAAGTGATTGATCCCGATGAAGGAATTGCCGCCATTGGTTCCGGCGGAAACTACGCCCTCGCCGCTGCAAGGGCACTGGTGCAGAACACAGACCTGAGCGCCGCGGAAATCGCGGAAAAATCACTGCATATCGCTGCCAGTATCTGTGTATATACAAATGATAATATTACTGTTGAAACGATCTGA
- the trmFO gene encoding methylenetetrahydrofolate--tRNA-(uracil(54)-C(5))-methyltransferase (FADH(2)-oxidizing) TrmFO — protein sequence MSDRSATVIGAGLAGCEAAWQLAERGIHVRLIEMKPHKMSPAHHSEQFAELVCSNSFRGDRLTNAIGLLKEEMRILGSLIMRCADETKVPAGGALAVDRDSFSAHVTKAITGHPLIEQIHEEAVSIPDGPVIIATGPLTSDAFAEVIRNLPGMNTLNFYDAAAPIVFRESLDESKLFRLSRYNRGNDYLNAPMTEEEYTVFINELINAETAEIHGFEENRVFEGCMPIESMAKRGFMVPAFGPLKPVGLADPRTGKEPFAVVQLRQDNASDTMYNLVGFQTRLKFGEQKRVFGLIPGLEHAEYARYGVMHRNTFLNSPGFLNASFEMISRKQCFFAGQITGVEGYVESAGSGLVAGMTLAAELNETDIPVFPSCTALGAMGKHVSTPNPNFQPMNCSFGLIDPLPVIPGEKRLKKKQDRYEAVAQRALSCIKSIQSQTGGK from the coding sequence ATGAGTGACCGTTCAGCCACAGTCATCGGCGCCGGTCTCGCCGGATGTGAAGCCGCCTGGCAGCTGGCTGAAAGGGGAATCCATGTCAGGCTGATCGAAATGAAGCCGCATAAAATGTCACCGGCCCATCATTCCGAACAGTTTGCTGAACTTGTCTGTTCCAACAGTTTCAGAGGTGACCGGCTGACCAACGCCATCGGCCTGCTGAAGGAAGAAATGCGTATTCTCGGTTCCCTGATTATGCGGTGCGCCGATGAGACGAAAGTTCCGGCCGGCGGCGCGCTTGCGGTGGACCGGGACTCATTTTCCGCCCATGTGACAAAAGCGATTACCGGGCATCCGCTGATTGAACAGATCCATGAAGAAGCTGTCAGTATTCCTGACGGTCCGGTCATTATAGCCACCGGTCCGCTGACCAGCGACGCCTTTGCCGAAGTGATCAGGAATCTTCCCGGCATGAACACGCTGAATTTCTATGACGCTGCTGCACCCATTGTGTTCAGGGAATCCCTGGATGAATCAAAGCTTTTCCGTCTCAGCCGTTATAACCGGGGAAACGACTATCTGAACGCCCCCATGACAGAAGAAGAATACACGGTTTTCATCAACGAACTGATCAATGCTGAAACCGCGGAAATCCACGGTTTTGAGGAAAACCGTGTTTTTGAAGGGTGCATGCCCATCGAAAGCATGGCCAAACGGGGATTTATGGTACCCGCATTCGGCCCGTTGAAGCCCGTAGGGCTGGCTGATCCGCGAACCGGAAAAGAGCCTTTCGCCGTCGTTCAGCTCCGGCAGGATAACGCATCGGACACAATGTACAACCTGGTAGGATTTCAGACCCGGCTGAAATTCGGCGAACAGAAGCGGGTCTTCGGTTTGATTCCCGGGCTCGAGCATGCAGAATACGCCCGCTACGGCGTAATGCACCGCAACACTTTCCTGAACAGTCCCGGATTCCTGAACGCTTCCTTTGAGATGATCAGCCGCAAGCAATGCTTCTTTGCCGGACAGATTACCGGTGTGGAAGGTTATGTGGAAAGTGCCGGCAGCGGTCTGGTGGCAGGCATGACGCTTGCCGCCGAACTGAATGAAACAGATATTCCTGTTTTCCCATCCTGCACCGCGCTCGGCGCCATGGGAAAGCATGTTTCCACCCCCAATCCGAATTTCCAGCCGATGAACTGCTCCTTCGGCCTGATTGACCCGCTGCCCGTCATTCCGGGTGAAAAACGGCTGAAGAAAAAGCAGGACCGGTATGAAGCCGTTGCCCAGAGGGCACTGTCCTGCATCAAGTCCATACAAAGCCAGACAGGAGGAAAATAA